A single Penaeus chinensis breed Huanghai No. 1 chromosome 7, ASM1920278v2, whole genome shotgun sequence DNA region contains:
- the LOC125026884 gene encoding putative nuclease HARBI1, with amino-acid sequence MLSHAVEIRILEFTIVLSTLVRSPNARIIGTKCVPVPPHLQVLSTLRYMATSNHQLTISDCYNVSQCYASRCSSRVTRVISRMSHNIVKMPGANETLRVMGDFMAIAGMPAVVGCIDCTHTTIKKPPGDRSENFSNTKGVFS; translated from the exons ATGCTTAGTCATGCTGTGGAGATCAGAATTCTAGAATTCACAATTGTGCTGTCCACTCTTGTGCGATCACCAAATGCGCGCATTATTGGAACAAAAT GTGTTCCGGTGCCCCCTCACCTGCAAGTGCTCAGCACCTTGAGGTATATGGCCACAAGTAATCATCAGCTGACAATTTCAGACTGCTACAATGTTTCACAATGTTATGCAAGCAGATGTAGCAGCCGTGTGACGCGAGTTATTTCCAGGATGAGCCATAACATCGTCAAGATGCCTGGAGCAAATGAAACACTCCGAGTGATGGGGGATTTCATGGCAATTGCTGGAATGCCTGCTGTTGTTGGCTGCATTGACTGCACCCACACAACCATCAAAAAGCCACCTGGGGACCGATCTGAGAACTTCAGCAACACGAAAGGAGTATTTTCCTAA